In Shewanella psychrotolerans, the genomic stretch TCCAGATACAAAGATGCGCGCATGTTTTACGATAAGTTTTGGTGCGTAGACAGGAAAAACCCTCATAGAGACCTCCAAGCAAACGGCTATACGTTATTTCTTATTATTCTTAGGTTGGACAAACCTTTTACCACGATAGTTTCACCTCCTTAACCATTTTTTTGTAAAAAATTGCTCTCGATTGCTGTAGACCCTAAAATTTGTGTTGTCTATCAGACTAATAGCTAGCACAAAACACAAATTTGTCACTTGCCAAAATTTTGACACACTGGTAGATTGGTTATGTTACTCAGGGTAAATAGAGCTATTTAGCTCAATAGCCGTATTTCCATAGCGACCGGAAATGCGGTTTTTTTTGTCTATAATTTATGGCCTATAAATAGCAAAGCTTCAATCCCACTGTTCAAGAAGACGTGCCACAACATGGGACCTCACAAACCTAAAGCCTGAAAATGCGTCGCCCTAGGTCTTTATGGGGCGTTGGCCACTACAGTTATATCATACCAACCAGTAAGCTTGATTCGCACTATGTAAGACAAAGCCTAATTGATGATAACCACCTACGAACTAGGTGGTTTAGGGCTGAAAACAAAAAAGGAGCCTAAGGCTCCTTTTAATATCAATTCCTACTGAGGGCTTACTTCAAGGTGGTAAGGTAATAAGCGATATCGAGTAGCTCATCGTAAGATTTAATCGCACCTGTTTCGACGCGATACTTACCGTTAACCACTAAGGCTGGCACACCTGACAACTTAGCATTTTCAGTGGCACGCTTCATCTGCGCCATCTGAGCGCTCACCATAAACGAGTTTGCTGCGGCATCGAAATCTTTGCCATCAATACCATTAGCAATAAACACCTGACGAATATCGTCACGGCTTACAAAGCGCTGTTTCTGATCGTGGATTGCTGCAAACAAGGCTTTTTCGATCTTTTCGTCTACATTGAGTTGATGCGCTACAGCGAATGCTCGTGACATCTCTGGTCCCATCTCACGGCCAATAAACTCAACATGATTTTGTTTGAACACTACACCTTCAGGCAAGTTAGCTTTAATTTGCGGCACTTGTACCTTAGCGAAGCTGTAACAGTGAGGACAATAGAAAGAGAAAAACTCGGCAATCTCAGGTTTGGCTGTGGCTGGACCATCATTTACCACGGTGTAATGAACCCCCTCTTTGTAATCCGCAGCCAATGCCGCCATAGGCGCGATGAGTAATGCCAGTGCAACCAGTAACGCTTTTTTCATAATCATTCCTTTTGGTGCTATAACACCGTCACAATACAAATTTGGACAATAACATAATGTGCATTCGA encodes the following:
- a CDS encoding thiol:disulfide interchange protein DsbA/DsbL — protein: MKKALLVALALLIAPMAALAADYKEGVHYTVVNDGPATAKPEIAEFFSFYCPHCYSFAKVQVPQIKANLPEGVVFKQNHVEFIGREMGPEMSRAFAVAHQLNVDEKIEKALFAAIHDQKQRFVSRDDIRQVFIANGIDGKDFDAAANSFMVSAQMAQMKRATENAKLSGVPALVVNGKYRVETGAIKSYDELLDIAYYLTTLK